A region of Rahnella aceris DNA encodes the following proteins:
- a CDS encoding ABC transporter permease subunit — MSESLYCRTCMAVSRVRMSQTGGAWIPLISRLLTLAAIVVLIGLLPWLSGSDPALTLLRAKSGEQEATAETLNAIRLTLGLDQGPWHALTHWLAGLLRGDAGISWVSGMPVLPGMLRATGVSLTLMAVSAGVAFLIALLLCAGTMIRGLQGGTARPAGFLAALLTALPEFLLASVLLITGAVWLKFFPPYGWSGWYYAVLPALALGIPAGGYLGRLYSDALSGVFNESWLTTWSVLGISRRHTALAIIRRALPGVMPLTGLVLVSLTGGAIAVEKVFAIPGLGRATLGAAAAGDLPALQTGVLILLLLASAIGMLTGGMRRILLGRALSLGAVPVPQPDATPEKQRAWLPWLCLSVLVVMVLAGLPRDPLTSEYLRLQSPSFALPFGADAMGRDLLARVARGTFSTCLQALSVSLICLLAGVITGAFPRAMTGPIEVTNALPPVIAGLVIAAINGPTATGAAIAVTAVSWAPLAAHTAALVAEIRARPYMQMLAVIGVGALRRNVFYVFPALAGPLLRHALLRLPGIALALASLGFLGLGESPPAPEWGRVLAEGMPYIERAPWSVLAPAGALALLSVMAVTMSSLRWKKTVRAG, encoded by the coding sequence ATGAGTGAATCTCTGTATTGCCGCACCTGCATGGCCGTCAGCCGTGTTCGCATGAGCCAGACCGGCGGCGCGTGGATACCGCTGATTTCGCGCTTGCTGACGCTGGCCGCCATCGTGGTATTGATCGGCCTGTTGCCGTGGCTGTCGGGCAGTGATCCGGCACTGACCTTGCTGCGCGCAAAATCCGGTGAGCAGGAAGCCACGGCAGAAACGCTCAATGCGATCCGCCTTACTCTGGGGTTAGATCAGGGGCCGTGGCATGCACTGACCCACTGGCTGGCCGGTTTGTTGCGGGGTGACGCGGGAATTTCCTGGGTATCCGGCATGCCGGTTTTACCCGGCATGTTGCGGGCCACCGGCGTTTCACTGACGCTGATGGCGGTTTCCGCTGGCGTGGCGTTTCTGATTGCACTGCTGTTATGCGCGGGCACGATGATTCGTGGCTTGCAGGGCGGCACGGCACGCCCGGCCGGTTTTCTGGCCGCACTGCTGACCGCGCTGCCCGAGTTTTTACTGGCGTCGGTGCTGCTGATTACCGGCGCTGTCTGGCTGAAATTTTTCCCGCCTTATGGCTGGTCCGGCTGGTATTACGCTGTGCTGCCTGCGCTGGCGCTGGGCATTCCGGCGGGTGGCTATCTCGGGCGGCTGTATTCCGATGCCCTCAGCGGTGTCTTTAATGAAAGCTGGCTGACCACCTGGAGCGTGCTGGGCATTTCGCGCCGCCATACCGCACTGGCCATTATCCGCCGCGCATTGCCCGGGGTAATGCCGTTAACCGGACTGGTGCTGGTGTCGCTGACCGGCGGTGCAATCGCGGTGGAAAAAGTCTTCGCCATCCCCGGCCTGGGGCGCGCTACGCTGGGCGCGGCGGCGGCGGGAGATTTACCGGCGTTACAAACCGGCGTGCTGATCCTGCTGCTGCTGGCCTCCGCCATCGGCATGCTGACGGGCGGCATGCGGCGGATATTACTGGGACGTGCGTTGTCATTGGGTGCGGTGCCGGTTCCGCAACCCGATGCCACGCCCGAGAAACAGCGGGCATGGCTGCCGTGGCTTTGTCTGAGCGTTCTGGTCGTTATGGTTCTCGCCGGTTTGCCGCGCGACCCGCTGACATCAGAGTATTTGCGCCTGCAATCCCCCTCTTTCGCTTTGCCGTTTGGCGCTGACGCGATGGGTCGTGACCTTCTCGCCCGCGTGGCGCGTGGCACATTCAGCACCTGTTTGCAGGCACTGAGTGTTTCACTGATTTGCCTGCTCGCAGGCGTGATTACCGGTGCTTTTCCCCGTGCTATGACCGGCCCGATTGAAGTCACTAACGCACTGCCGCCGGTCATTGCCGGGCTGGTGATCGCTGCCATCAATGGCCCAACCGCCACCGGCGCGGCGATTGCCGTCACCGCCGTAAGCTGGGCGCCGCTGGCAGCACATACCGCCGCGCTGGTGGCCGAAATCCGCGCAAGGCCATACATGCAGATGCTTGCGGTCATTGGCGTGGGTGCATTGCGCCGTAATGTATTTTATGTGTTTCCTGCGCTGGCAGGTCCGCTGTTGCGCCACGCCCTGCTGCGTTTACCGGGCATCGCGCTGGCGCTGGCATCATTAGGTTTTCTCGGGCTTGGCGAATCCCCGCCCGCCCCGGAATGGGGACGCGTGCTGGCGGAAGGGATGCCGTATATTGAACGCGCCCCGTGGAGTGTGCTCGCGCCTGCCGGTGCGCTGGCGCTGCTGTCCGTGATGGCGGTGACGATGAGCAGTTTGCGCTGGAAAAAAACCGTCAGGGCTGGCTGA
- a CDS encoding ABC transporter substrate-binding protein, translated as MSLLRVSPLAGLLSAALLLTGCFSEADKTPEKSADPRLRLAMLQPPRSGLTPLSDDAFKLSRWSTAETLVTLDKLGEAQPALAIRWQKIGNHSWRFALRAGVKFHDGSPLDAATVVNALTVAAHAAPKPRILDGVQLTAVADGALAVIVTTALPDPLLPQRLSSPQLAILSQKAYSASGVVDPRHTGSGPFKLVQVNGTSSARLERFAGYWGKKAKASGIDVSFVPDGTARGAALRSGTADIVEAIPVSQAPLLDQNLIHEVPMPRTNTLYLNTRLGVMQDPALRAAVREAINRQQLVDNVYEKRADVAQGLLGPALPWAAQLRQPVSHPVAARKPAGETITLATFSDRAELPEVAVYLAQQLKAAGFTVTQVVREYSQIESDALAGKFDAFILSRATVLDSGDPVAYMYSDFACKGSFNIAQLCRPDIDQALQKAAVIPAGAERRQAIMQAENLILATDAAIPMLHERVIQGEAADIRDAVRDPRERTLINAATQRAVQAD; from the coding sequence ATGTCTCTGTTACGTGTAAGCCCGCTGGCCGGGCTGCTTTCTGCTGCCCTTTTACTGACCGGTTGCTTCAGTGAAGCCGATAAAACCCCGGAAAAAAGCGCGGATCCACGCCTGCGGCTGGCGATGTTACAGCCGCCGCGTTCCGGTCTGACGCCGCTCAGCGACGATGCATTTAAACTCTCACGCTGGAGTACAGCAGAGACGCTGGTGACGCTCGATAAGCTCGGCGAAGCGCAACCGGCGCTGGCCATCCGCTGGCAGAAAATCGGTAATCACAGCTGGCGTTTCGCGCTGCGTGCCGGTGTGAAATTCCACGACGGCAGCCCGCTTGATGCCGCCACAGTGGTGAATGCACTGACCGTCGCCGCACATGCCGCGCCGAAACCGCGCATTCTGGATGGCGTGCAACTGACCGCCGTGGCTGACGGCGCACTGGCGGTGATTGTGACCACCGCACTGCCGGATCCGTTGCTGCCGCAGCGTCTGTCCAGCCCGCAACTGGCGATTCTTTCACAAAAAGCCTACAGCGCCAGCGGCGTGGTCGATCCACGCCATACCGGTTCCGGCCCGTTTAAACTGGTGCAGGTGAATGGCACCAGCAGCGCCCGGCTTGAACGTTTCGCCGGTTACTGGGGTAAAAAGGCCAAAGCCAGCGGCATTGATGTCAGTTTCGTGCCGGACGGCACCGCACGCGGCGCGGCATTACGCAGCGGCACGGCGGATATTGTCGAAGCCATTCCCGTGTCTCAGGCCCCGCTGCTCGATCAGAACTTAATCCACGAGGTGCCGATGCCGCGCACCAACACGCTGTATCTCAATACGCGCCTCGGTGTCATGCAGGATCCGGCGCTGCGTGCCGCCGTTCGCGAGGCGATTAACCGTCAGCAACTGGTGGATAATGTCTACGAAAAACGCGCAGATGTGGCGCAGGGTCTGCTCGGCCCGGCACTCCCCTGGGCAGCACAACTGCGCCAGCCGGTGAGCCATCCGGTAGCTGCCCGTAAACCGGCCGGTGAAACCATCACGTTAGCGACATTCAGTGACCGCGCTGAACTGCCGGAGGTGGCGGTGTATCTTGCGCAACAACTGAAGGCCGCCGGTTTTACCGTGACACAGGTAGTGCGCGAATACTCACAAATCGAATCTGACGCGCTGGCAGGCAAGTTCGATGCCTTTATTTTATCCCGTGCGACGGTGCTGGATTCCGGCGACCCGGTGGCCTATATGTACAGCGATTTTGCCTGCAAAGGGTCGTTTAACATTGCGCAGCTTTGCCGCCCTGACATCGATCAGGCGCTGCAAAAGGCTGCCGTTATTCCGGCTGGCGCTGAACGCCGCCAGGCGATCATGCAGGCTGAAAACCTGATCCTCGCCACGGATGCCGCCATTCCAATGTTGCATGAACGGGTGATTCAGGGCGAAGCAGCGGATATTCGTGATGCAGTGCGCGACCCGCGTGAACGCACATTAATCAATGCCGCGACACAACGTGCGGTTCAGGCCGACTGA